In the genome of Trypanosoma brucei gambiense DAL972 chromosome 11, complete sequence, the window CGCTGTCGTGGTTTGCGATATCCCAACCTCATTCATCTCTTCCGTCAGCTCAGCCAACAATTCGTCTTCATCCACTACTTGAGCGTCCAAGGGCTGACGGAGAGCTTCCGATACCGCGTTGACTTTATCCATCTCCTCCAACAGTTCGTCCATAGTATTGTCCACACCATCAGCATCCATCTTCTTGTTAACCAACTTCAGTTCGTCCTTCGCCCGTTTCTGCGCAGCCAACACCTCCATGTTCATGGTCTGGTTCTGTAACGTGAATATGAGCGTGTCAAGATTTTGCTTTTGACAAGCGATTTTTGTGAGTTCATCCTCAGccatttttttgcgtttcaTACACTGCAGAGCCATggatttgtttttctttgagtAAAACTCTCTTGCCTTTGCAAGCTCatcctccaccttcttcgtcAAGACGCCCTCACGCTTTTCCAGCAGCTCAAGCTTCGACTGCAACTCCTCCAAACTAGAATTTGGCCTCCCCGGGGACACCCCAGGGCGTGGGGCCTCTTGACTTGACTTAAAACCAAATAACCGGCCAAACATCGGCAAGTTATCACTCACCCGATTGGCAAACAAGAGCGCACACTAAGCTGTTATCAACTCCACCGAGTTACCGTGTGCGGGTTCAATTGGGATAGAACAGACAAGTAAAGTCATTtgtaaaagagagaaggggaaaacaagggTATACGGTGAAACAGTACATGGTGGCGTAGCAGCAGAGTGCTCACGCGCACAATACAAAGTTTTTAAAACGAAAACCAAAACTCATCTGGCAAAATCGGTGCGAAGGGTGTAAGTGTGGCCCATTCATGTCTTTGTTAATATTGTGTGACTTCCTACTTTGGAGCAAAGACATTACCTTCTTCAAGCTGTTGGCGGGGTGTCATTAGGAATAACGTTAACCTTAAAAGTGACAAGTCACTCGCACCAATAATTCTTAAACAACATATTATAAGAAATACACCCGATTATCAAACCTCAGCAAGTGACACAactctccacacacacacgtcaCGTTGCGGCTGCCTGCGCGGGAAACTCTGCCAAAACACTGGCCCATTCACGCGGACGCAGCGGCCGGCACATCTCCGCGACAATGTCagcaactttttcctttggGATGCGTACCTGTTGGGCTGAGTCGCGCTCCCGCAGGGTAACACAACCGTCATTCTCCATGTCACATGTCACACAGAATGGCACACCGAGCTCATCAACACGCGCGTACTTCTTCCCTATTGAGGCACCACTATCATCCGTGCGCGTGGAGATGCCGTGCAGCAACATACGCTCCTTGATTTCTTCCACAGTTCGTATCAACTCCGGCTTCATAAGCAGTGGAAATACAGCCACCTTCTGAGGGGCGATAAGGGGCCGCAGGCCGAACACGGCACGCTTTTCGTTCTTAGCGCTTTCATCTCTACGCACCCAGTAGCTTTGCTCTAACAACGCGTACAGAATGCGTCCCACACCAAACGATGGCTCAATGACACTGGGGATAAAGCTCCGCCCAGTTACCTTAACGTCCTTGTACTCAAACTGCACCATATTTGAAGTAATGGAGGCCGTAAAGCCACGGTCCGTCGTAATATCCACACTCCCTCCGCCACTGAGCTTCTTGCTAAGCTCCACGCACACGTCGTCCGGGGCAGTGTTCAGGTATTCCATCACATCTCCGGCATTCCTCCCAAAAGCTTTGCCAATGGCACCTTTCTGAAGCTTGCGCTGCAGCTGCCGTTCGGTACGGGGTTCGGCAAATTCCTCTCTTGCACATAAATCTTTCTTTGTGGCACCACTGTGCTGAGTGAGATCGTAGGCCGAACGGTCCGCAACGCCAACACACTCTACCCAACCGTACGATGTTAACAACTCCGCATCCCAGCAGTCCTGGGCGTAGTGTGCCATCTCATTGCGAAGGTGTTGTCTGAAACGTACGTATCGCGCGCCCACTGCCTCCAAAAACTGAGCAGTCCGCGCAATGAAGTACGCCAATGTTTCGTTATCGATGATTTTCtgtgcaacagcatcacCCACGGTTGTTAGTACCGGTTCTTGGTTTAGCTCTTGCTGTTTACGTGCCCACATCCAAATCTCAACATCTTTTACCAAGGCAAACTTCTCATGAGTTTTGTCGTTGGGGTTCACAAAGTGTTCAATCTCCGCCAGTGTAAACTCGCGCACACGGATGAGATTTGCGCGCGGTGCTATTTCGTTTCGGAACGCTGTACCTATGCTGGCGCAAGCGAATGGCATTCTCTGCGCATTTCCGGTGTCAAGGAGTCGTTTAAAGTTAAGGATTATTCCTTGTGCGAGCTCCGGGCGCATGTACCCGACGCGGTCACCTTCAGGGCCAATGCTCGTGGAGAACATCAGATTGAACGGAAAGGGATCACTCAGGGCGTTGCCTTTTGGTGATTTGAGTTGTAGTTCCTTAATTGAAGCACGTATTTCCTCAGTTGACATGGCCCCTGCACCAATGCGCAGTCTCTCCAGTTGATCCCGCTGCTCCGATGACAGCTGGGAATCACGCAGCTGTGTCTCACAGTATTCCTCGAGGAATTTGTCCGCGCGGATGCACTCCCCCGTCACCGTGTCACGCACCATCACGTCATTGAAGCGAGTCACATGACCTGAAGTCACAAAAACCTCTTGCGGTGTCAGGCAGGTGGTATCCACTTCACACATGCTCTCCGCCAGTACAAAATGCTGGCGCCAGTGGGCAAGCAAATTCGCCTTCATGGCACACAGCGGTGGTCCCATGTCGTATAGCCCTGCGGATCCGCCATATGGGTCAAAAGCCAAaccaaagaagaaacgacGACGGCATGTGTCCTCAAACTCCGAACGCACTAGACTCTCAAGCTTGGAGGGCAGCCCGGTGCTCATGAGGTAATTGCGCAAGCACTTCGACGTTGCAGATAGTGTTTTCCCTATTATTCACTTACTTGATGTGAAACAGAGCACCTTATGCAGCTCTTATagaatttaaaaaactttTACGCGTGACTGCAGGAGTAGAAGTTCAATTGGGGGAAAAGATTAAAGTGCACGTGGCAAACAAAGTGAAGAACGAAAAACCGGAGAGTGGGACACCGGGCGCAAAAGTGCAATCAAGCAAATGGGAAATGTGAATTGAGCCTTGCACCTCGCAAGACGCTTACTTATATGCACCCATCAACAAACATATAGTTTGAAACTACACCGGCAACCTCCACTTCACCCTATAAACTTCCGTTTCCAcaatcatttcttttttttttcgacttATCTACAAACGCCCTATGGATACGAACCACACGACACTCACCGATGcctttttgtgagtttgctGGAACTCTCACAAACCTCAATTACCGTGATGTTTCACCGTTTTCGAAAAATTGGTTAAACTCACCGTCGCGACCTTTTGaaaacaaatttaaaaaaaaaagtcaaatcGGAGATGATAACAAATGCAACGCCACCGCAATCAGCGGTCTGCCCGTACCCCTCAAGACGGCGTTGCAATTCCACCGTGTTGTGACGCCAGGACATAACCAACAAGCCGTTGCATGAGAAAGGGAATGAGCCAAACAAGCAGCATTCACATTGCCGTCTTGttcacatcatcatcaccgcaATCCCCCTCCctattcttttcctcatcgCGCAGGGAAATGTAACATAACGTGtacattcaaaaaaaaaaaaacgtcacaAAAACAACCCGCATGGGAGGTAAATCGAGATAACCCCAACAGGATTCACATTTAAGAATCTCACATGCGGCATATAAGCTGCATGACAAGTGATACTTTTCACAAAAGGGTGAAATTGGAAAGCAAACAGTTAGCGTGCACCGCCGGCACCGAACGTGTACTGGGGCTGCTgagccacaaaaaaaaatgaaaatagagTTGGCACACGTAGATGGATATAATGCAAATGAAGGAATCCAAATCAAGAAAAGTTCTTCCTCAACTGCCTCACGCATTCTAGCACGTTCGCATCGAAGTTGTCCAGTTCTTGCTGCTCTGTAGCAAAACGTTGCatcctttcctccatttgATCCTCAAATGAGACAAAACTACGTAATTTCGACTGTGTACGCCCGACATCTTCAAGCATACGTTGCACATGCGCATCCTCCTCCAGAAACGCCTGCAGCTCCTGAGCCCGCTCTTTCGAGTGAGATAAATACTCGCCCTTAGCAGCATCCCTTCTCTGTCTCACTCGGGTAAGCGCATCCTCAAGTATCCGCCGTCGTTCAAGGCAGGCATGCAGTTCCTTTTCGATGTCTCTCCTCATGGAAGAACCAATTGAGGCCCCAGAATTTCTCGAGGCTTCCCGACATTTTAATTCCTCTAATTTCTGCTCGATatcccctttgctttttcttaccCATTCGATATTTTCGCGTATCTGAACCAGTCGCCCCTGTTGCTGATGAAGCACGCTATCCAACAGAGACAAACCAGAAGGCCAAACACCACTCACTCCCTGCAGAATG includes:
- a CDS encoding glycyl-tRNA synthetase, putative, whose translation is MSTGLPSKLESLVRSEFEDTCRRRFFFGLAFDPYGGSAGLYDMGPPLCAMKANLLAHWRQHFVLAESMCEVDTTCLTPQEVFVTSGHVTRFNDVMVRDTVTGECIRADKFLEEYCETQLRDSQLSSEQRDQLERLRIGAGAMSTEEIRASIKELQLKSPKGNALSDPFPFNLMFSTSIGPEGDRVGYMRPELAQGIILNFKRLLDTGNAQRMPFACASIGTAFRNEIAPRANLIRVREFTLAEIEHFVNPNDKTHEKFALVKDVEIWMWARKQQELNQEPVLTTVGDAVAQKIIDNETLAYFIARTAQFLEAVGARYVRFRQHLRNEMAHYAQDCWDAELLTSYGWVECVGVADRSAYDLTQHSGATKKDLCAREEFAEPRTERQLQRKLQKGAIGKAFGRNAGDVMEYLNTAPDDVCVELSKKLSGGGSVDITTDRGFTASITSNMVQFEYKDVKVTGRSFIPSVIEPSFGVGRILYALLEQSYWVRRDESAKNEKRAVFGLRPLIAPQKVAVFPLLMKPELIRTVEEIKERMLLHGISTRTDDSGASIGKKYARVDELGVPFCVTCDMENDGCVTLRERDSAQQVRIPKEKVADIVAEMCRPLRPREWASVLAEFPAQAAAT